ATATGGACTATTTAATCTTCTtactttttctttgttgtttagaCAATATTTTCTCACATTTAGAATCATCTGCTTCTTGTTAGAAATGTGGTGAATCCCCCCTTCCCcctctttatttttcttacAAACTTGCTTCTTaatttgatttttccttttttttagttAGCTTAAATTTTTTTCGGGGTTTTTATGACACTGCTATGGATTCTTCGGTTCCTATTGATTTTACCAATGCTAAAGATTATACGGATGTACATTTGGAAAGGATAATGTACGTGTTTTCTTATTTCCTCATTTTATGTTTTCTTATTAAATGCTTGTTGATTTAACGAATTATTAAAGAAATGCTTGCTCATTTGACAAATGAGCAACTAACTATTTGCTTATTTGCATTGCTAAATGAGCAAAAAATTGATTGCTCATTTCCTAAAGGATTAAATTAATGTTTGCTTATTTTACAAATGAGCAAACTAAAGTTTGCTCATTTCACAAATGAGCAACTAACTATTTGCGCATTTGACAAATGAGCATCTATGTTTTTGCTTATTTGTTAAATAAGCAACTAAGTATTTGCTCATTTGATAAATGAGCAACTAACTATTTGCTCATTtgctaaatgaataaaatattgATTGCTCATTTTACAATTGTTCATTAGATAAATTATCCTGTTGTAGCCTATTCTTAGCCTCTTATTAGagaattttcttggtttttgtTCAGCCTTAAAAAAGGGAACAGTCTGTAATAAGTCAAAACACCTATTTCTGTAAGTGATTCTAGTTGTAAAATTACCCTCCAGTTGAGAACTAGTTACAAAATCATGCTGACCCCAAAGAAAGGGAATGTTGTTTATGGGCACAGAAAATTAAATGTGGTAATCTTTTGTGGCCTAATGTTATTACATATAACAGTAAGGGTGCTAGGAAAAAGCTTTACCTTCTGGCAGGAGGATAAATTGCAGCTTTGGACAAACCTTTCTTAGGGTTGTCTGCAAGGATTATCATCAATGAAAGATAAACCAGTCGTAGAAAGTcattaagaatttaagaaacAACCTCCTCCTATCAGAAATTGATTGTTAGATGCAGATGAACCCTATTGGTGAAAGTTCTCTTATGTTATTCTATTATCCAACGGTTTTATATTTCATCTTATTTTTCTGAGTTGTTACCCTGCTGGATTGTGTAGATGCTCCCCAGACTTTGACTATCTTGAGAAACTGTGTTACGAGTTGCCTGAGTTCTCTATTGTTAATGAACAAGAGAGGGTACTATGGACAACTATTGCAAAGGTGATTTTAGTTAAACAtgttaatttctttattatgaTAGGTTGTGAATGTGTGACAGTGTTATAGTGCTCATAGGGAATGCTTAGCAGCTATAAGAATATTAAGCATTCGACTTTCATGCCTCCTCACCCCCCTGCCTTCCCTTTTTATCCCCTTTGTTGTTTTAAGCATTAAATTGACATCCctaaacatgatatatatggtTTGTATCCTATCACTACAcctccaaaaaaaaataaaaaaaatctatgtgatattttacttttttttatgattttgtaTGAGCAGGAACTCTATTAAAAAGGAGGCTGCTGCCAATGTTGGTTCATCAGGGGCTGCTGCGGATGTTGGTTCATCAGGGGCTGCTGCTGATGTTGGTTCATCAGGGGCTGTAGTGGCAGGAGAGAAGATCAGTGAAAAGACCTAGAAACAGAAGAGAATTAAATTAGTTGCTACTAAGGGTAAAGGAAAAAAGGTTGAAAAGGGAGTGAAAGAAAAACAGAATGTGAAGTTTGAGGATCCTGATGGTGAAGATGTTGTTGATGAAGTGCAAGGATCAAAATCTGTTGTTTATGGGACGTTGCATAATAGGATGTCGTCTTCATCtgtctttaatgtttttaagAAGTTTTCTGAAGAGCAGTTGATTGCGATTAGAGCTACAGGATTTGGATCCTTGGAGTTTTTGAAAGTGTCCCAACTGTCTTTGCAGTTGGATTTTTGGTTGGTCAAGCATTTTGATGCTCAGAGTTGTTCCTTGAATATTCCTGATTCCGAACCTTTCAAGATTACAGAACAACATGTACATGAGGTCCTAAGGCTTCCAGTTGGAGGCATGGAgatggatgcaaatgttttttCAAAGGATGATAAAGTCATTACCCAATGGAAAAAACAGTTCAAAAAGAACTCATTATCTGTCAACATTGGGGAGCTTTCAATGTATTTGAAGAACCATAAATCAGCTGGGCCAATGTTCAAACGCAATTTTGTAGTTCTTTGTGTTTCCACTTTAATGTCAGGTAgtcttttcatttttatattgctcattgtactttcattttgatcattttaatttcattttgttcattttaCTTTCGTTTTGCTCATTTTAGTTCTTGtgtgatcattttaatttaattttgttattttatgttAGGAGGACTAAACAACTCAGATATTTGACTAGTGTTGACAAAATCAAGGATATAAATTGGTCGAAATTTATCCTTGATTCTCTTGTGAAAGCGAAGATGAAATGGGATGAGCTTCCTACTCGATACTTTTTAGGatctttattatttcttttggtATTTCTAGCGTTTAAGTGAACTGTATGCTCATTTTACAAATGAGCAACTAAGTTTTTGCTCATTTGttaaattaacaactaaataatTGTTCAATTGACAAATGAGCAACTAACTATTTGCTCATTTGTTAAATGAgcaaaaaattgataaataactATTTGCTAAAAATATCAAACTTATATGCATATAAAAGTATCATTACACTTTTTAACAAGAAaatacacacactcacacacacacactcgcacacacatacacacacacacgcacacacatacacatacagacacacacacacgcgcgcacacacatacatatacacacacacatatagaCACACACATAGACACACACGCGC
The Amaranthus tricolor cultivar Red isolate AtriRed21 chromosome 11, ASM2621246v1, whole genome shotgun sequence DNA segment above includes these coding regions:
- the LOC130827128 gene encoding uncharacterized protein LOC130827128, with the translated sequence MSSSSVFNVFKKFSEEQLIAIRATGFGSLEFLKVSQLSLQLDFWLVKHFDAQSCSLNIPDSEPFKITEQHVHEVLRLPVGGMEMDANVFSKDDKVITQWKKQFKKNSLSVNIGELSMYLKNHKSAGPMFKRNFVVLCVSTLMSGGLNNSDI